One genomic window of Dunckerocampus dactyliophorus isolate RoL2022-P2 chromosome 7, RoL_Ddac_1.1, whole genome shotgun sequence includes the following:
- the cacng7b gene encoding voltage-dependent calcium channel gamma-7 subunit: MSSCSSRALTILSTVFGACGLLLVGVAVSTDYWLIMVEGVILQQNQSMEVKMALHSGLWRVCFVAGSENGRCVASEYFTEPEIEITTENTANILKMVRTATPFPMVSLLFVFTAFVISNIGHIQPQRTILAFVSGIFFILSGLSLVVGLVLYISSINDEVMNRPREPEQFFNYHYGWSFAFAASSFLLKEGAGVLSVYLFMKRYAEEETYRPHPALYRPRLSESSDYSGQFLHPESSWPPPKRGRSTSEASSDISIQLNQPPPPPPPKSGTQKACQGGSPPSGASYPNPPPSAGYPSLPRSHSPHPQGHALPLAVPPPPVPPPHYHTHVHMSASPC, from the exons aTGAGTTCGTGCAGCAGCCGTGCGTTGACCATCCTGTCCACAGTGTTCGGGGCCTGCGGGCTGCTGCTGGTGGGGGTGGCCGTGTCCACCGACTACTGGCTCATCATGGTGGAGGGGGTCATCCTGCAGCAGAACCAGAGCATGGAGGTCAAGATGGCTCTGCACTCGGGCCTCTGGAGGGTTTGCTTCGTGGCCG GCTCAGAAAACGGGCGATGTGTTGCATCAGAGTACTTCACTGAACCGGAAATCGAGATCACCACTGAGAACACGGCAAACATCCTGA AGATGGTGCGTACAGCTACGCCCTTCCCCATGGTATCGCTGCTCTTTGTCTTCACCGCCTTCGTCATCAGCAACATCGGACACATCCAGCCTCAGCGAACCATCCTGGCCTTCGTGTCCGGAATCTTCTTCATACTCTCAG GCCTGAGTCTGGTGGTGGGTCTGGTGCTCTACATCTCCAGCATCAACGACGAGGTGATGAACCGACCCAGGGAGCCCGAGCAGTTCTTCAACTACCACTACGGCTGGTCCTTCGCCTTCGctgcctcctccttcctgctcaaGGAG GGTGCGGGGGTGCTGTCTGTCTACCTCTTCATGAAGCGTTACGCAGAGGAGGAGACGTACCGCCCCCACCCGGCACTCTACCGCCCCCGCCTGTCGGAGAGCAGCGACTACAGCGGCCAGTTCCTCCACCCGGAATCCTCCTGGCCTCCTCCCAAGCGAGGCCGCAGTACCTCCGAAGCGTCCAGCGACATCTCCATCCAGCTCAACCAaccgccgccgccgcctcctCCCAAAAGCGGCACCCAGAAGGCGTGCCAAGGCGGCAGCCCACCATCCGGGGCCAGCTACCCCAATCCCCCACCTTCTGCCGGGTACCCCAGCCTGCCAAGGTCGCACTCTCCACACCCCCAAGGCCACGCCCTGCCTCTGGCTGTGCCGCCGCCCCCTGTACCGCCCCCTCACTaccacacgcacgtgcacatgAGCGCCTCCCCCTGCTAG